In Acidobacteriota bacterium, the following proteins share a genomic window:
- a CDS encoding EAL domain-containing protein, whose protein sequence is MRKSSKTVGPEETVGTSDVIGIIDSAGRILSINPGAESILGYDPADLVGRTLNALIPGDHQLLYQSALERFASSEGRPATPWTAVRFPVLDSTNRVIDAEVSFGSFPSEIPRGFVGVMRNASCPSPTDADCYADLFRSAPVGLHSLDAEGRYVELNDSEAIILGRSRSQIVNKPFEENLVSDYRPVFRRHFESLHAGLSVADLEYEIQRPDGSIRRVIVSDSPVLRDGRLHGTRGSMIDVTEARERKREHDQLDRRYRMLFDRSLAGIFRARVEDGRVFECNDAFARLLGYDSRQELIRSGGDLYVDSRDRESAFEALRRTGFVTGIELALRKKDGTPIWTVQNLSLLETPASESSVIEGTAFDITDRRLAEEKSEYQTFHDTLTGLPSAALFEQHVTEAISRAGTKGFVTVLLVGLDDFKVINDTLGHSVGNELLQLVAFRIQKALRNDDIVSRLGGDEFSIAAIVENREGAQAIATKVVQAVSRPYLLKNRTVLISASAGVALSGENGIDCQSLLKSADIAMHTAKDIGKNTFSFSSQLENDKAVDKMKLEADLHRAVEMQQLHLHYQPLIHAATEEIVSVEALVRWNHPERGELLPTDFIPLAERSGLINAIGDWVMSEALKQLHFWISVGIRTRVSVNLSPRQFHDTTLPRRVQGLLGKYGIDASCLELEITENVAMQNPELALENLHEFKKMGVRIALDDFGTGYSSLSYLSRFPVDRIKIDRVFIEEVREQTQSSAIISAVLALARQLGLDVVAEGVETEVQSRFLRAEHCEHLQGYFFARPLPPAEIEPILAARFHHTS, encoded by the coding sequence GTGAGGAAGTCCTCGAAAACGGTGGGTCCGGAAGAGACCGTCGGTACCAGCGACGTGATCGGCATCATCGACTCCGCGGGCCGCATCCTTTCGATCAACCCCGGGGCCGAGTCCATCCTCGGCTACGATCCCGCCGATCTGGTAGGCCGAACCCTCAACGCCCTCATTCCCGGAGACCATCAGCTTCTCTACCAGAGTGCCCTCGAGCGGTTCGCCAGCTCGGAAGGCCGGCCTGCCACCCCATGGACCGCCGTCCGGTTTCCCGTTCTGGACAGCACCAATCGGGTCATCGACGCAGAAGTCTCGTTCGGCTCCTTCCCGTCCGAGATTCCGCGAGGATTCGTCGGGGTCATGAGGAACGCATCATGCCCGTCCCCCACCGATGCGGATTGCTATGCCGATCTTTTTCGCTCGGCGCCCGTCGGCCTGCACAGTCTCGATGCAGAGGGCCGATACGTCGAGCTGAACGATTCCGAGGCGATAATTCTGGGTCGATCACGAAGCCAGATCGTCAACAAACCGTTCGAAGAGAATCTGGTCAGCGATTACCGTCCCGTATTCCGACGTCATTTCGAGTCTCTCCACGCAGGATTGAGTGTGGCGGACCTGGAGTACGAAATCCAGCGGCCGGATGGATCGATCCGACGGGTGATCGTTTCCGACTCTCCTGTTCTCCGCGACGGCCGGCTGCACGGTACGCGGGGCTCCATGATCGACGTCACCGAAGCGCGCGAAAGAAAGCGCGAACACGACCAGCTCGACCGCCGATACCGCATGCTGTTCGATCGCAGCCTGGCGGGGATCTTTCGGGCGCGGGTGGAGGATGGCCGCGTCTTCGAGTGCAACGATGCGTTTGCCAGGCTCCTCGGGTACGACTCGAGGCAGGAGCTGATTCGCAGCGGCGGCGACCTCTACGTCGACTCGCGGGATCGTGAAAGTGCATTCGAAGCTCTCCGGCGCACAGGGTTCGTTACAGGGATCGAGCTCGCGCTCAGGAAGAAAGACGGAACGCCGATATGGACGGTGCAAAACCTCTCCCTGCTGGAGACACCAGCAAGCGAGTCGAGCGTCATTGAGGGAACGGCATTCGACATCACCGATCGGCGACTCGCCGAGGAAAAATCCGAGTATCAGACTTTTCACGACACTTTGACCGGTCTCCCTTCCGCTGCACTTTTCGAGCAGCACGTCACCGAAGCCATATCGCGCGCCGGGACAAAGGGATTCGTAACGGTGCTGCTGGTAGGTCTCGACGATTTCAAAGTCATCAACGACACGCTCGGCCACAGCGTCGGTAACGAGTTGCTCCAGCTCGTTGCCTTCCGAATACAGAAGGCCCTCCGAAATGACGACATCGTTTCCCGTCTGGGCGGCGACGAGTTTTCAATCGCGGCCATCGTCGAAAATCGCGAAGGTGCCCAGGCTATCGCGACGAAAGTAGTCCAGGCCGTATCCAGACCTTACCTTCTGAAAAACCGAACGGTGCTGATCTCGGCAAGCGCGGGGGTCGCCTTGTCGGGAGAAAACGGTATCGATTGTCAGTCGCTTCTCAAGTCCGCGGATATCGCGATGCACACGGCAAAAGACATCGGCAAGAACACGTTTTCTTTCTCGTCCCAGCTGGAAAATGACAAAGCAGTGGACAAGATGAAATTGGAGGCCGATCTTCATCGGGCCGTCGAAATGCAACAGCTCCACCTTCACTATCAGCCGCTGATTCACGCTGCAACCGAAGAGATCGTGAGCGTGGAAGCTCTGGTACGCTGGAACCATCCGGAAAGAGGAGAGCTTCTGCCCACCGATTTCATCCCCCTTGCAGAACGTTCAGGCCTCATCAACGCAATCGGCGACTGGGTCATGTCTGAAGCTCTGAAACAGCTCCACTTCTGGATCTCCGTCGGCATTCGGACCAGGGTGAGCGTCAATCTTTCTCCACGTCAGTTCCACGACACGACGCTTCCCCGCCGTGTCCAGGGCCTGCTGGGCAAATACGGTATCGACGCATCCTGTCTCGAGCTCGAGATCACCGAGAACGTCGCGATGCAGAATCCCGAGCTCGCTCTCGAAAATCTGCACGAATTCAAGAAAATGGGCGTTCGGATCGCGCTCGACGACTTTGGCACCGGCTACTCCTCGCTGAGTTATCTCAGTCGCTTTCCCGTGGATCGCATCAAAATCGATCGGGTGTTCATCGAGGAGGTCAGGGAACAGACGCAGAGCTCAGCGATCATTTCCGCCGTTTTGGCCTTGGCGCGGCAACTCGGGCTCGATGTCGTTGCCGAAGGAGTCGAGACCGAGGTCCAGAGCCGGTTTCTTCGTGCTGAACATTGCGAACATCTTCAAGGGTATTTCTTTGCGAGACCCCTCCCCCCCGCCGAGATCGAGCCGATTCTCGCGGCACGCTTTCACCATACGTCGTAA
- a CDS encoding Fic family protein, which yields MHRALAEELGPKTAVGGDVVSRYGLLNAVERPRASIFGRDAYSTIAEKAAAFTFALLQNQPFGSHNQRLALAAALTFCEINGKTLDSKKLDDSKLASLIRKAGGYRDKGIPAENVFSELRSTFATALG from the coding sequence ATGCACCGGGCGCTGGCCGAGGAGCTCGGACCGAAGACGGCGGTGGGAGGAGATGTCGTCTCGCGCTACGGCCTGCTCAACGCGGTAGAAAGGCCTCGGGCGTCCATCTTCGGAAGGGATGCCTATTCGACGATCGCCGAGAAAGCAGCAGCTTTCACATTCGCTCTGCTGCAGAACCAGCCGTTCGGAAGCCACAACCAGCGCCTTGCACTCGCTGCAGCCCTGACGTTCTGCGAGATCAACGGCAAAACCCTCGATTCGAAGAAGCTCGACGACTCGAAGCTGGCTTCGCTGATCAGAAAAGCCGGGGGATACCGTGACAAAGGTATCCCCGCGGAGAATGTGTTTTCCGAGCTGCGTTCGACCTTTGCCACCGCCCTCGGCTGA
- a CDS encoding Fpg/Nei family DNA glycosylase has protein sequence MPEGDTIHRAAKTLARALSGQRVLRIDSVYPALTRLEESETPIRGRTIADVFSRGKHLIIRFSGDLCLRTHMRMSGSWHIYRRGEKWRRSRSSARIVLETDEWTAIGFSVPDAALVACEQIESSTVRSSVDLLSEEFDEDAALAQMAALPGREIGEVLLDQRIAGGVGNVFKSEIMFLAGVDPFLPVQLISTGKRRELLRIARRLLLANVSPAASGIRTTRTALDPRASLWVYKRKDKPCRRCGTAVRMARQGSSSRSTYWCPECQMRPD, from the coding sequence GTGCCTGAAGGAGACACCATCCACCGGGCGGCGAAGACCCTCGCGCGAGCGCTCTCGGGTCAGCGCGTCCTCCGAATCGACTCGGTCTATCCCGCCCTGACGCGACTCGAGGAGTCAGAAACGCCAATCCGCGGACGGACCATCGCCGACGTGTTTTCCCGTGGCAAACACCTGATCATCCGATTCAGCGGCGACCTCTGCCTCAGGACACACATGCGGATGTCCGGAAGCTGGCACATCTACCGGCGCGGCGAGAAATGGCGCCGCAGCCGGTCCAGCGCCAGAATCGTTCTCGAGACCGACGAGTGGACCGCGATCGGCTTTTCGGTTCCCGATGCGGCCCTGGTGGCGTGCGAGCAGATCGAGTCCTCCACCGTCCGCTCCTCCGTCGACCTTCTCTCGGAGGAGTTTGACGAAGATGCTGCCCTGGCACAGATGGCAGCTTTACCTGGCCGGGAAATCGGTGAGGTACTTCTCGATCAGAGGATCGCCGGCGGTGTCGGTAACGTTTTCAAATCCGAGATCATGTTTCTCGCAGGAGTCGATCCCTTCCTCCCTGTGCAGCTCATATCGACAGGCAAGCGCCGAGAGCTTCTCCGCATCGCGCGTCGCCTCCTTCTGGCCAACGTCTCGCCGGCTGCGTCGGGCATTCGTACGACCCGCACGGCGCTCGACCCGAGGGCGAGCCTCTGGGTTTACAAACGCAAGGACAAGCCCTGCCGGCGATGCGGAACGGCGGTCAGGATGGCCAGGCAGGGAAGCTCGTCCCGCTCGACCTACTGGTGTCCCGAATGCCAGATGCGTCCTGATTGA
- a CDS encoding DEAD/DEAH box helicase, whose translation MSSDSTRAQPMSPNAEQAIPDQVLDGFHVAVASWFRDVFSAPTMAQSTAWPAILRGESTLVCAPTGSGKTLTAFLASIDRLMFAPHRGICRVLYISPLKALAVDVERNLRAPVVGIRNAAINMGLDVEPPTFFIRTGDTSSSERRSFSRTPSEILITTPESLFLMLTSRARAALENVETVIIDEIHAVVGTKRGAHLALSLERLESLAGRTLQRIGLSATQRPLEEVARFLGGGTREGDVWTPRPVTIIHTREQKKLDLLVEVPVEDMARLGEPVDIPSGAAAQPETRHSIWPSIHPRLLELIRSHRSTLIFVNSRRLAERLAGALNELGETTLAYAHHGSMSRARRTEIEDMLKTGKLPALVATSSLELGIDMGAIDLVIQIESPATIASALQRIGRAGHQVGARSRGIIFPKYRGDLVACAAITSAMKRGQVEPVRFPRNPLDVLAQQIVATIAMDEMTSAELYTLVTRAASYAELSRGAFDGILDVMTGVYPSDDFAELRPRLTWNRVTDLLAPRRGAARVAIANAGTIPDRGLYGVFLPGADGKTTRVGELDEEMVFESREGETFVLGASTWRIEEITFDRIIVSPAPGEPGKMPFWKGESAGRSAELGREIGQLLRQIVQSSREDAKSQLRRDHDLDELAAENLVQYIDDQRNEAEIPTDRTIVIERYRDELGDWRICVLSPFGGRVHAPWAIAVVGTIQDRMGLEVESMWTDDGFVIRIPDIEESPDPELFLPDPDELRDLIVRHLANTALFAARFRENAARALLLPRKRPGVRTPLWQQRKRASDLLRAASDFHSFPLILETYRECLTDVFDLGSLSEILREIRSRAISVSVVDTTRPSPFAGAILFRYVANFIYDGDAPLAERRAQALSIDPAQLRELIGEVELRELLDPNVLSELEHQLQFLAPQAAAASQDDLHDLLLRLGDLSRPELEQRIAGASWSGFLDPLLKQQRVIPVRIRGEERLIPAEYASRYRDALGIPLPSGLPDRMLESDRDPLADLVMRYARTHGPFELRALKTRYGFTRGAIEPLLENLARKGRLVEGELSPFGLEREWCDADVMKTIRRRSLAKLRSEVEPAEQEVFVRFLQDWQGIARPSGGLDALLDAVEKLEGFPLPVSILETEIFPARVADFRSSELDTLAAAGEITWVGLEPLGHNDGRVALFLTDHLPVFSPRPEAELPADESAVVDILSENGPSFFADIHARAGHGYPGELLEILWRLVWKSVVRNDSFHPLRSLLGSGRERRRSRSTSFRSRRQGLRGSEGRWSLVPPPSATAEERSLARATQLLQRYGIVTRDTAAFELEGGFSGIYPTFRSLEEAGRLRRGLFVDGLGGSQFAQPGAIERLRSFRGATERSKQTSVISSTDPANPFGSALRWPDTSDSRRPSRSVGTRVVIIDGHLAAWIARGSRHIITWLPDQEPEQTRIGSRLAEALEPENRSRRAAFIETIDGTAPAEHPFGERLVHDFGWTSTSLGIQKRHSGRA comes from the coding sequence ATGTCCAGCGATTCCACGAGAGCCCAGCCGATGTCTCCGAATGCCGAACAAGCGATCCCGGATCAGGTGCTCGATGGTTTCCATGTCGCAGTCGCCAGCTGGTTCCGGGACGTTTTCTCTGCGCCCACCATGGCGCAATCCACCGCCTGGCCGGCAATACTGAGAGGCGAATCGACGCTCGTCTGCGCCCCGACCGGAAGCGGTAAAACCCTCACCGCTTTCCTCGCTTCGATCGACCGGCTGATGTTCGCACCCCACCGTGGCATCTGCAGGGTTCTCTACATCTCCCCATTGAAAGCTCTCGCCGTCGACGTCGAACGAAACCTCAGAGCTCCGGTGGTCGGTATTCGAAACGCCGCCATCAATATGGGTCTCGATGTCGAGCCGCCCACTTTTTTCATTCGAACCGGCGACACCAGCTCGAGCGAACGCCGATCATTCTCCCGGACCCCATCGGAGATTCTCATCACCACTCCCGAGTCGCTCTTTCTCATGCTCACCTCCCGGGCGCGTGCAGCGCTCGAGAACGTCGAAACCGTCATCATCGACGAAATTCACGCGGTTGTCGGAACGAAACGGGGAGCCCATCTCGCGCTCTCTCTGGAGCGGCTCGAATCGCTCGCGGGAAGAACACTTCAGCGTATCGGCCTGTCCGCCACTCAAAGACCCCTCGAAGAGGTCGCACGTTTTCTCGGCGGAGGCACACGGGAGGGCGACGTCTGGACCCCCCGGCCGGTCACCATCATTCACACCAGGGAACAGAAGAAGCTCGACCTTCTGGTCGAGGTGCCCGTCGAGGACATGGCTCGGCTCGGTGAGCCCGTCGACATCCCGAGCGGTGCCGCTGCCCAACCTGAAACCCGGCATTCGATCTGGCCCTCGATTCACCCGCGCCTTCTCGAGCTCATCCGCAGCCACCGTTCGACATTGATTTTCGTCAACTCGCGCCGGCTGGCCGAACGGCTCGCTGGCGCGTTGAACGAGCTCGGCGAGACCACGCTGGCGTACGCCCATCACGGATCGATGTCGAGGGCCCGACGAACCGAGATCGAAGACATGCTCAAGACCGGAAAGCTTCCGGCACTCGTCGCCACTTCGTCTCTCGAGCTCGGAATCGACATGGGAGCGATCGATCTCGTCATCCAGATCGAATCGCCCGCCACGATTGCCAGCGCACTCCAGCGGATCGGCCGGGCCGGTCATCAGGTCGGGGCGCGGAGCCGCGGAATCATCTTCCCGAAGTATCGAGGCGACCTCGTGGCATGTGCGGCGATCACGTCGGCGATGAAACGAGGCCAGGTCGAACCGGTCCGCTTTCCTCGAAACCCGCTCGACGTTCTCGCCCAGCAGATCGTCGCGACCATCGCGATGGACGAGATGACCTCGGCAGAGCTTTATACCCTCGTCACCCGCGCCGCGTCGTACGCAGAGCTGAGCCGCGGAGCCTTCGACGGCATCCTCGACGTCATGACCGGTGTTTACCCGTCCGACGACTTTGCCGAATTGCGCCCGCGTCTCACCTGGAATCGCGTGACCGACCTCCTGGCGCCTCGTCGAGGTGCGGCAAGGGTTGCCATTGCGAATGCCGGGACCATCCCCGACCGCGGCCTCTATGGCGTTTTTCTTCCCGGTGCCGACGGAAAGACCACCCGCGTCGGAGAGCTCGACGAGGAAATGGTCTTCGAATCACGCGAAGGCGAAACGTTCGTGCTCGGTGCATCGACCTGGAGAATCGAGGAAATCACCTTCGATCGAATCATCGTCTCCCCCGCACCGGGTGAGCCAGGAAAGATGCCGTTCTGGAAAGGGGAAAGTGCGGGCCGGAGCGCCGAGCTCGGCAGAGAGATCGGCCAGCTTCTCAGACAAATCGTTCAGTCGAGCCGGGAAGACGCCAAGAGCCAATTGAGACGAGATCACGATCTCGATGAGTTGGCAGCCGAAAATCTGGTTCAGTACATCGATGACCAGCGAAACGAAGCGGAAATCCCGACAGACAGGACAATCGTCATCGAACGCTACCGCGACGAGCTCGGAGACTGGCGAATCTGCGTCCTCTCGCCATTCGGGGGCCGGGTTCACGCTCCATGGGCGATTGCGGTCGTCGGCACGATCCAGGATCGGATGGGACTCGAGGTCGAATCGATGTGGACCGATGACGGTTTCGTCATCCGCATCCCTGACATCGAGGAATCTCCCGATCCGGAGCTCTTCCTTCCCGACCCCGACGAACTTCGCGATCTCATCGTTCGGCACCTGGCAAATACGGCGCTCTTTGCCGCGAGGTTCCGCGAGAACGCCGCCAGGGCTCTTCTGCTGCCGAGAAAACGACCCGGGGTCAGAACCCCCCTCTGGCAACAACGCAAGCGCGCATCGGATCTGCTCCGCGCAGCATCCGACTTCCACTCATTTCCGCTCATCCTCGAGACCTACCGCGAATGCCTCACAGACGTCTTCGATCTGGGGTCGCTCAGCGAGATCCTTCGAGAGATCCGCTCCCGGGCCATCTCGGTTTCGGTCGTCGATACGACCAGGCCCAGCCCGTTCGCCGGTGCCATCCTGTTCCGCTACGTAGCGAATTTCATCTACGACGGAGACGCCCCTCTCGCCGAAAGACGCGCTCAGGCGCTCTCGATCGACCCCGCTCAACTCCGCGAGCTCATCGGAGAGGTCGAGCTCCGCGAGCTTCTCGACCCGAACGTCCTCTCCGAGCTCGAGCATCAGCTTCAGTTTCTCGCACCGCAGGCCGCAGCCGCATCACAGGACGATCTCCACGATCTCTTGCTTCGCCTGGGCGATCTTTCGCGCCCAGAGCTCGAACAGAGAATCGCCGGCGCTTCCTGGTCGGGTTTTCTCGACCCGTTGTTGAAACAGCAGCGCGTCATCCCTGTCCGGATTCGAGGCGAAGAACGGCTGATTCCCGCAGAGTACGCGAGTCGTTATCGCGATGCACTCGGGATTCCTCTTCCCTCAGGCCTGCCGGACCGGATGCTCGAATCAGATCGCGATCCCCTGGCCGATCTCGTGATGCGCTACGCCCGCACTCACGGGCCATTCGAGCTACGAGCCCTCAAAACGAGATACGGATTCACTCGGGGAGCGATCGAGCCTCTCCTCGAAAACCTCGCACGAAAAGGACGTCTGGTCGAGGGAGAGCTGAGCCCCTTCGGGCTCGAGCGCGAGTGGTGCGATGCCGATGTCATGAAGACGATCCGCAGGCGGTCCCTCGCAAAGCTGCGCTCGGAAGTCGAACCGGCCGAGCAGGAGGTTTTCGTCCGTTTTCTTCAGGACTGGCAGGGGATCGCCCGCCCTTCGGGAGGCCTCGATGCACTCCTCGATGCCGTCGAGAAGCTCGAGGGCTTTCCCCTCCCCGTTTCGATCCTCGAAACCGAGATCTTCCCGGCACGAGTAGCCGACTTCAGGTCCTCGGAGCTCGACACGCTCGCGGCGGCAGGCGAGATCACCTGGGTCGGGCTCGAGCCACTCGGCCACAACGACGGGCGGGTCGCGCTCTTTCTAACTGATCACCTCCCTGTTTTTTCTCCCCGACCCGAAGCCGAGCTCCCGGCGGACGAAAGTGCCGTGGTCGACATCCTCAGCGAGAACGGCCCATCCTTTTTCGCCGATATTCACGCGAGGGCGGGCCACGGCTACCCGGGGGAGCTGCTCGAGATTCTCTGGCGGCTGGTCTGGAAGAGCGTCGTACGGAACGACTCGTTCCATCCTCTCAGGAGTCTGCTCGGTTCCGGTCGCGAACGTCGCCGCTCGAGATCGACGTCCTTCCGCTCCCGTCGTCAGGGTCTGCGGGGAAGTGAAGGACGCTGGTCCCTGGTTCCGCCGCCGTCGGCAACCGCCGAGGAACGCTCGCTTGCCCGGGCCACCCAGCTTCTTCAGCGCTATGGAATCGTGACGCGTGATACCGCCGCCTTCGAGCTGGAGGGGGGTTTCTCCGGCATCTACCCGACTTTCCGTTCGCTCGAGGAAGCGGGCCGGCTGCGACGAGGATTGTTCGTCGACGGCCTCGGCGGTTCCCAGTTCGCTCAGCCCGGGGCCATCGAGCGGCTTCGAAGCTTCCGCGGCGCGACCGAAAGATCAAAGCAAACGTCGGTCATTTCATCGACCGATCCGGCCAACCCGTTCGGCTCTGCCCTCCGCTGGCCCGATACCTCCGATTCTCGCAGGCCCTCCCGCTCCGTAGGCACCAGGGTCGTGATCATTGACGGACATCTCGCGGCATGGATCGCAAGAGGAAGTCGCCACATCATCACCTGGCTTCCCGATCAGGAGCCGGAACAGACCCGCATTGGCTCCCGTCTCGCTGAGGCGCTCGAGCCCGAAAACCGCTCCCGCAGGGCCGCTTTCATCGAGACCATTGATGGCACAGCGCCCGCCGAACACCCTTTCGGAGAAAGACTCGTCCATGATTTCGGCTGGACCTCGACCTCGCTCGGGATTCAGAAACGACATTCCGGCCGTGCCTGA
- a CDS encoding 3',5'-cyclic-nucleotide phosphodiesterase — MRLKVLGAYGTTDATHNLTGYLVDDRVAVDAGTISSRLTLAQQSKIEMVYITHAHADHTRDLPHLILNRFHQDAPPLTVLAAEEVMAELEALYFNGRTWPNFTEFPSPVTGKVCVNYRPLKSGKKATVGGVSFTVVPVDHTVPAAGAIVQIDSQAIVFTGDTGPTKAIWQRAARSNSVVAIVTEASFPNDYEQMSKDSGHLTPALLERELTKIKNDAPVYASHRKLPYEMKIESEIRNIRDRRARILVEKQYTF, encoded by the coding sequence ATGCGGCTTAAAGTACTCGGAGCATACGGCACCACGGATGCAACCCACAATCTGACCGGGTATCTGGTCGATGATCGGGTTGCCGTCGATGCGGGAACGATCTCTTCGAGGCTGACTCTGGCCCAGCAGTCCAAGATCGAGATGGTCTACATCACCCATGCACACGCCGATCACACGAGGGACCTCCCCCACCTGATCCTCAACCGGTTTCATCAGGATGCTCCACCGCTGACTGTGCTGGCCGCGGAGGAGGTGATGGCTGAGCTCGAGGCGCTTTACTTCAACGGTCGGACGTGGCCGAACTTCACGGAATTTCCCTCCCCCGTGACCGGCAAGGTTTGTGTGAATTACCGCCCGCTTAAATCGGGGAAGAAGGCCACCGTCGGCGGCGTCTCCTTCACCGTGGTTCCGGTGGATCACACGGTCCCCGCGGCAGGAGCCATCGTCCAGATCGATTCCCAGGCAATCGTCTTCACCGGCGATACGGGACCGACCAAAGCGATCTGGCAGCGGGCGGCGCGCAGCAATAGCGTGGTCGCAATCGTCACAGAGGCATCTTTCCCGAACGATTACGAGCAGATGTCGAAGGACAGTGGCCACCTGACCCCGGCGCTGCTCGAGCGAGAGCTCACGAAGATCAAAAATGATGCTCCGGTGTACGCAAGTCACAGGAAGCTTCCGTACGAGATGAAGATCGAGTCAGAGATTCGGAATATCAGAGACCGTCGCGCACGGATACTCGTCGAAAAGCAGTACACATTTTGA
- a CDS encoding glycosyltransferase family 2 protein: MTGSDQRLELSVLIHTFNEADQIRDCLRSVAFASEIYLLDAHSTDGTAEIVRNEFPEVRLEQREARGSAAQKNYGIERVNNEWVLVVDADERVTPELQTEIRDALNSTTDLHAWSIPRKNFMLGEWVRYSGLQHDRVTRLFHRDHARYPNRRVHADMIVNGPVGRLDAPFLHYYVRSLDHLSEKMKRYGIWGGAQLFRDGKRPGFAELVLRPAWRFSRDLVLMGGFLDGWRGFILSWFHGYYTFLKYAKAWEYFEMSDRGEDPRLPAFDDEDERWELPWERGAQSSGGSPEPEM, from the coding sequence TTGACCGGCTCCGATCAACGGCTGGAGCTGTCGGTTCTGATCCACACGTTCAATGAGGCCGATCAGATTCGCGACTGTCTCCGGTCGGTCGCCTTCGCATCAGAGATTTACCTGCTCGATGCGCACTCCACCGATGGTACGGCGGAGATTGTCCGAAATGAGTTCCCGGAAGTCCGGCTCGAGCAACGAGAGGCACGGGGATCTGCGGCACAGAAAAATTACGGGATCGAGCGGGTGAACAACGAATGGGTCCTCGTGGTCGATGCCGACGAAAGGGTCACCCCGGAGTTGCAGACCGAGATCCGCGACGCCCTGAACTCGACGACCGACCTCCACGCGTGGTCGATCCCCAGGAAAAACTTCATGCTGGGAGAGTGGGTTCGCTACTCCGGTTTACAGCATGATCGGGTGACGCGGCTGTTTCACCGTGATCATGCTCGATATCCCAACCGACGGGTTCATGCGGACATGATCGTCAACGGCCCGGTGGGCCGGCTCGATGCCCCTTTTCTTCACTATTACGTCCGCTCTCTCGACCATCTCTCGGAAAAGATGAAGCGGTACGGTATCTGGGGCGGCGCGCAGCTCTTTCGCGATGGGAAGAGACCCGGGTTCGCAGAGCTCGTTCTACGACCCGCCTGGAGGTTCTCCCGTGATCTCGTTCTGATGGGTGGCTTCCTCGACGGATGGCGGGGGTTCATCCTGTCGTGGTTCCATGGCTACTACACGTTTCTGAAGTACGCAAAGGCATGGGAGTACTTCGAGATGAGCGACCGGGGAGAGGATCCACGTCTGCCAGCCTTTGATGATGAGGATGAGCGGTGGGAACTGCCGTGGGAAAGGGGTGCTCAGTCGTCAGGGGGCTCTCCCGAGCCCGAAATGTAG
- a CDS encoding lytic transglycosylase domain-containing protein, translating to MYSPDEDAPGILCKVIWYVESRLQVIVTVRMPNMNEARKFKHRVIDSPARSTTREHTRRARASRRGRLKKRYSTLLLGASLIAGGIGIPMKAARDAAQSPADTTRATVRSLSAVAAGVEMAAGDLGNAINPAEAAEQIATLTEKAREDYFRNQVPFGSLIWEEAQKNEIDPELVAAVMQQESRFKPRARSPVGAMGLMQLMPRTGKWMGATNLYDPTDNVRAGTKYLRYLEGRFDGDQTKIIAAYNGGEGNVKKYGGVPPFSETRQYVKKVTKYRADYENKVAEAAADYIAQQNPLLAEMAAR from the coding sequence ATGTACAGTCCTGACGAGGATGCCCCAGGAATACTATGTAAAGTTATTTGGTACGTGGAATCACGATTGCAAGTTATTGTGACCGTGAGGATGCCAAATATGAATGAAGCCAGAAAGTTCAAACATCGCGTGATCGATTCACCAGCGCGATCGACCACGCGTGAACATACTCGCCGCGCTCGAGCGTCCCGCAGGGGACGTCTGAAGAAACGATACTCCACGCTCCTGCTCGGAGCATCGCTCATCGCCGGTGGTATCGGGATTCCGATGAAGGCTGCACGGGATGCGGCTCAATCTCCCGCGGATACGACGCGAGCGACGGTCCGTTCACTGAGCGCGGTCGCTGCAGGCGTCGAAATGGCGGCCGGTGACCTCGGCAATGCCATCAACCCCGCTGAGGCCGCCGAACAGATCGCGACGCTCACCGAGAAAGCGCGCGAAGATTACTTCCGGAATCAGGTTCCCTTCGGATCTCTGATCTGGGAGGAAGCACAGAAGAACGAGATCGATCCGGAGCTGGTTGCCGCAGTCATGCAACAGGAGTCCCGATTCAAGCCACGGGCGAGATCACCCGTCGGCGCAATGGGGCTGATGCAGCTGATGCCTCGTACCGGTAAATGGATGGGTGCGACGAATCTCTATGACCCGACTGACAACGTTCGCGCCGGGACCAAGTATCTGCGCTACCTCGAAGGCAGGTTCGATGGTGATCAGACGAAAATCATCGCCGCTTACAACGGTGGCGAGGGCAACGTGAAAAAGTACGGTGGAGTCCCGCCGTTCAGCGAGACCCGGCAGTACGTCAAAAAGGTCACGAAATACCGGGCCGACTACGAGAACAAGGTTGCGGAGGCTGCCGCGGACTACATCGCTCAGCAGAACCCGCTGCTTGCGGAGATGGCGGCGCGGTAA